The proteins below come from a single Pedobacter aquae genomic window:
- the lpdA gene encoding dihydrolipoyl dehydrogenase: MNYDLIVIGSGPGGYVAAIRAAQLGLKTAIVEKESLGGICLNWGCIPTKALLKSAQVFEYINHAADYGIKVNGAEADFEAVIKRSRGVADGMSKGIQFLMKKNKIDVIMGYGKIKKGGKVEIKTADGSVKEYTAKHTILATGGRSRELPNLKQDGKKIIGYRDAMVLPKLPKSLVVVGSGAIGVEFAYFYATMGTKVTIVEFMDNIVPVEDEEISKQLARSFKKVGIEIMTKSSVEAVNTSGELCKVSIKTESGVKEIEAEVVLSAVGVTTNIEGIGLEDVGVKTDKGKVLVDKFYKTNVDGVYAIGDIVMGQALAHVASAEGIICVEKIAGHHPEPLDYNNIPGCTYCSPEIASVGYTEKKAKEAGYEIKVGKFPFSASGKASAAGAKDGFVKVIFDAKYGEFLGAHMIGTNVTEMIAEIVVARKLETTGMEIVKSVHPHPTMSEAIMEAAADAYGEVIHL; encoded by the coding sequence ATGAATTACGATCTTATTGTTATTGGTAGCGGTCCGGGTGGATATGTAGCAGCTATTAGAGCGGCACAACTGGGCTTAAAAACTGCTATTGTAGAAAAAGAGTCTTTAGGTGGAATTTGCCTAAACTGGGGTTGTATACCAACAAAAGCGTTGTTGAAAAGTGCTCAAGTTTTTGAATATATCAATCATGCTGCAGATTACGGTATTAAAGTTAATGGCGCTGAGGCTGATTTTGAAGCTGTTATAAAGAGAAGTCGTGGTGTTGCCGATGGCATGAGTAAAGGAATCCAATTCCTGATGAAGAAAAATAAAATCGATGTCATCATGGGGTATGGAAAAATAAAAAAAGGTGGTAAAGTAGAAATTAAAACTGCCGATGGTTCTGTTAAAGAGTATACAGCAAAGCATACTATTTTAGCAACAGGTGGCCGTTCTAGAGAGCTTCCAAACTTAAAACAAGACGGTAAAAAAATTATTGGCTACCGCGATGCTATGGTGCTTCCAAAACTACCTAAAAGCTTAGTAGTCGTAGGTTCTGGCGCTATTGGTGTTGAGTTTGCCTATTTCTATGCAACCATGGGTACCAAAGTAACCATTGTTGAGTTTATGGATAATATTGTCCCAGTTGAGGATGAAGAAATCTCAAAACAATTGGCTCGCTCTTTCAAAAAAGTGGGTATAGAAATCATGACAAAATCTTCTGTAGAAGCTGTTAACACTAGCGGAGAACTTTGCAAAGTTTCTATCAAAACAGAAAGTGGCGTTAAAGAAATAGAAGCCGAAGTTGTTTTATCTGCTGTTGGGGTTACTACCAACATAGAAGGAATTGGTTTAGAAGATGTTGGAGTTAAAACCGATAAAGGAAAAGTTCTTGTAGATAAATTTTACAAAACTAATGTAGATGGTGTTTACGCTATTGGAGATATTGTGATGGGTCAAGCTCTAGCTCACGTTGCCTCTGCAGAAGGTATTATTTGCGTTGAGAAAATTGCTGGTCACCACCCAGAACCTCTAGACTATAACAATATCCCAGGATGTACTTATTGCTCTCCTGAAATTGCTTCAGTTGGCTATACCGAGAAAAAAGCAAAAGAAGCAGGTTACGAAATTAAAGTAGGTAAGTTCCCATTCTCTGCTTCAGGAAAAGCGAGTGCAGCAGGCGCTAAAGATGGCTTTGTTAAAGTTATTTTTGACGCTAAATATGGCGAATTCCTTGGCGCACACATGATAGGAACTAACGTTACAGAAATGATTGCCGAAATTGTAGTAGCTAGAAAATTAGAAACTACTGGTATGGAAATCGTAAAATCTGTACACCCACACCCTACCATGAGCGAAGCCATCATGGAAGCGGCAGCAGATGCTTACGGAGAAGTGATTCATTTGTAA